The Vallicoccus soli genome includes the window ACGTCAGCGCCACGAGGTCGTCGCTGGTGGCGGCCAGGCGGATCTGCGCCCGCGGCCGGTCCTCCCGGGTCAGGTCGTCCAGGCGCCCGTCGTGCAGCCGGCCGGTCCACGTCACGTCGAGGTCCGTCGCGCGGAAGCTGAGGCTGCGGTCGAGGCCGCTCGCCTGCTCGCGCCCGCCGAGGGTCTGCGAGAGCCGCTCGATCGCCGCCTCGCACTCCTGCACGCTCGCCACTCCGGCTCCTTCCGTCGGGTCGCGACGGTAGCGCAGCGCGGGACGGGCACCGGTAGCGTGCGGGGGACGACCCGCGCGCGGGACGGGCGCTTGCCCGTCGTGCGCCGGGGGTACGGCCCTTCGGGTCGGTGGGGCGACGGGCGGTGCCAGCCGCGCGTGGCCGCGGCGACCCCTGCAGCACGGCGCCCGGACGGAAGGTCACCAGCGAGATGTCAACGCTCATCGACGGGTTGCGCGGCTACGTGCAGATCGCGTCCGGCCTCACCGAAGGACCCCGCCAGCGCGCCGTCGAGGCGGTGCGCCAGCTCGCCGAGCAGGGCGAGCAGGGCGTCGCCGCGCTCCTGCCGGACGAGGTCAAGGGCCAGGTGGCCGGCCTGCTCGAGGACGCGCTCGCGACGAGCCGCGCCAACCGCGACCTCGTCGTGGGGCTCGTCGCCGGCGAGGTCGAGCGGCAGGTGGCGCGGCTCGGGCTGGTGACCGCGGAGGAGCTCGCCCGGGCGCTCGGGCGCGCGGAGCAGCTCGAGCGCCGGCTGCGCGACCTCGAGGCCCGGCTGGCGCCGCGCTCCGGCGGGGCGCCCGCCACGGCGGCGGGCCCCGACGAGGGCCAGGCGCCGGAGGGCGGCACCGCCGGCGGCCAGGCCGGCACCACGACAGGTACCACGACCGGCACCGGCACCGGCACCGGCACGCGGGCGGGGGAGCCGGGCGACGGCGCGGGGGCCGGGTCGGCGGTGGGGTCGTACGAGGGCACGCCGGTGGTCGCCACCGTCACGCGGCGGACGGTCGCGCGCACGGCGCCGCCCGACGACCTCGCGCGCGCCCAGGGCGAGACGCGCCGCCGGGCCGTGGACCAGCAGCAGGGCTCGGCGTCCGGCGCCGCCGTGCTGCAGGGCAAGAGGTCCCGGGCGGCCGGCGCCCCGGAGGTACCGCCGGTGGACGTCGAGCGGCCCGCGGGGCCGGCCGTGGCCGCAGGGACCGCCGCGCGCACCACGGCCTCGGCCGCCGGGCTCGGCGACGGCGGGGCGGGAGACGGTCCCGCCGCCGGGGACGGCCGTCGCGCGGCGGCCCGGGAGGCCGCACGCGAGGACGCGGCCCGCAAGGCGGCGGCCCGACGCGCCTCGACGGCCCGCCGCGGCGGCGCGACCGGGCAGGGCGAGCTCCTGCCCGCGAGCCGCGGGGAGGAGGACCGGGCCCAGGCGCCGGCTCCGCAGGAGGCCGGCCCGCAGGAGGCCCCCGAGCCGGGGGCGGGTCCGCGGACCCCCGCGACGAAGGGCCCCGCGGCGGAGGCGCCCGTGACGGAGGCACCCGTGACGACGGCGCCCGCGAAGAGGGCCAGAGCGAAGAAGGCCACCGCGACGAAGGCCACCGCGACGAAGGCCACCGCGAAGAAGGCCACCGCGAGGAAGGGCACGGCGACGGGGGCGACCGGGACCGAGCCGGCCGCGACCGAGGCGGCCGGGGCGACGACGCAGGCTGCTGCGGCCGGGGACGCGCCCGGGAAGGCGCCCGCCGGGAAGGCGCCCACGAAGAAGGCGCCCACGAAGAAGGCGCCCGCCAAGAAGGCGCCCACGAAGAAGGCGGCCGCCACGAAGGCGACGGCGGAGAAGGCGACCGCCAGGAAGGCGACGGCGACGAAGGCGGCTGCGACCACGACGACCGGCGAACGGGCGACGACGCCAGACGGCACCTCCGAGGGCGCTGCCGCTGGGGCGACCCCGCACGAGGCCCCCGCAGGGGGCAGCGGCGCCGGGGAGTCCGCGGGGCGCCGCGCTGCGGCGCGCGACGCCGCGCGCGAGGCCGCCGCGCGCAAGGCGCCCGCGAGCGCTGCGGCCCGCCGCCGCGCTGAGGCCACCCGCCGCCCCGCCGGTGGCGGCGACGCCACGGGGGACGGCGCGTGAGCGAGCGCCCCCTGCCCCGGCCGGTGCCGGGCCCGGGGCCCGTACCGCGGCCCCCGGCGCCGGTCCGCGGTGCCGCGCCGCCGCACCG containing:
- a CDS encoding SCP2 sterol-binding domain-containing protein, with translation MASVQECEAAIERLSQTLGGREQASGLDRSLSFRATDLDVTWTGRLHDGRLDDLTREDRPRAQIRLAATSDDLVALTSGSLGFAGAWASGRLKVDAGVMDLLKLRSLL